TCTCCGATGCTTGCGTCGATAACAATCTTTCGTTGATGACGATGCCGGCCGATCTCGACGCGGCGTTCCGCAAATTCATTCCGCCGTTCGGCGCCGCGGGCAATCCCGTCGATATCACGGGCGGCGAGCCGCCGAGCACGTATGCGAACACGATCCGGCTCGGTCTTGAGGATCCGCGCATTCACTCGATCATCCTCGGCTACTGGCACACGATCATCACGCCGCCGATGGTGTTCGCGAAGCTCGTGATCGAAGTGAAGCAGGAAATGAAGGCGAAGGGCATCGAGAAGCCGATCGTCGCGTCGCTAGCCGGCGACGTGCAGGTCGAGGAAGCAGCCGAATACTTATACGAGCATGGCGTGCCGGCCTATGCGTATTCGACTGAAATTCCGGTAGCGGTACTCGGCGCGAAGTACAAGTGGGCGCGCGGCGCAGGGAAGATCTGACGCGCGCGGGATCGTTGTGTATGCAACAAGCGGCGGCGCGGCTCTAACACTGACAGGAGCCGCGCCCGTTGCGCAACGGAGTGGGTATGGAAACCTGGATGCGTTATTTGTCGAGCGACGATCGTATTGTGTTCGGCAAGGTGGAAGGCGGCAATTTGTATGAGCACCTGAGTCTCGAGCATCCGGTGCCGACCGGTGCGGTGCTGCCGGTGCGTGCGCTTAAGCCGTTGGCGCCGTGCATGCCGAAAAAAGTGGTGGCGCTATGGAACAATTTTCACGCGCTGGCCGCGAAGCTGGAAAAGCCGGTGCCCGCGCATCCGCTGTTTCTGATCAAACCGGCTGAATCGGTGATCGGCGCCGACGAACCGATCCAGCGGCCCGCGCACTATGCCGGGAAGATCGCTTATGAAGGCGAGCTCGGTATCGTGATCGGCAAGCGCTGCCGCGATGCGAGCGTCGACGAAGCGGCCGCGTCGATCTTTGGCTACACGATCGTCAACGACGTGACTGCTGCGGAACTACTGAACGAAAATCCGCACTTTCCTCAATGGTGCAGAGCGAAAGGCTTCGATACTTTCTGTTGTATCGGGCCCGCGATCGCGACGGATTTCGACTGGCGGTCAGCGCACGTCGTGACGACACTCGAAGGTGTCGAACGTCAGAACTATCCGCTGTCGGATATGGTGTTCACGCCGGCGGAGCAAGTCAGCATGATCTCCCAGGATATGACGCTTGAGCCCGGCGATGTGATCGCCTGCGGCACGTCGCTCGGCGTCGGCTCGATCAAGGATGGCGCGTCGGTGTCGATCACGATCAACGGAATCGGCACCTTGACGAACCGGCTCGCTGTAGCGGGCGATAGCGCGCGGCAAGCGGCGCCTGCCGCTGCAAGCGCGGTTTGATACGGCATGAATAGAAGACCGGTAACACGGATCGAGGAGACAACATGCCGAATGGAGTGGCCGGTTCCGGCCAGCGTGGCATCGGTGAATTGAGCAGCAGGCGGCAGTCGATGGTTGCGCTTGCAACGATCGGCTGCTGCGGCGTGGGACTTGTATCGCTCGCCGGCGCCTTTGCGCGATATTTTTCTTCGGCGTCGATATTGACGGCGAAAGAGAGTGGGGAACGGATCGGTCTCTACGTCGCGGTATTTGCCGGCGCGTTGCTGCTGGCCGCGTCGGCAATCGCATTCTTCAGACTACGCACGATGATGCGCGACGCCGTGCATGCGCATATCAGCGCGTGTCCCGGCTGTGCCGTCGTCGACTTCGCCGCATTGCTGCTGTGTATCTGGCTTGGCTATGGCTTCGTGACCGAAGCGTCGCCGGCCATTGGGCTTGCGGTTCTGCTTGCGGCAGGCGGACTCGCGGCCGCGTTGGGCGTGCATCTCGCGATGACGGTGGATGATCGCTACGGTTTCCTGCAGGCGGTGGCCAGTGGACGCCGGCGTTCCTCGCAAGGCTCGACGAGCGCGCGCTGTGGTGTGCCACGGCGGCGCGGCGAGATGCTGTTTCGCGTCGAATGGTGCGCCGATGCGATGGATATACGGCCTGCCGACGATTTCACACAGCGCTGGACACTAACCGTTGCGTCGAATCGTGGCAGAGGAGGCGTGAACAGCATAGCGCGCGGTATGACGCGCGATCATGCTAGACGCCAACATGGGCAGCGCCATGACTCCATGCTGCGCGGCCACGCACGCTCACATAGCCGGGGACTCGCACGATGACGCGATGTCTGCGCGATCTCATCCGGCAAGAACGGGTGCGTACGATCGCGCACCCGTTGTCCGATGCTCGCGCAATACCGGCCGCATTATTCGACGGCCGCTTCGCGGTAAAACTCGGTTTTCTTCTGGAAAATCAGTTGAGCGAGAAAGTCGGCGTCGTATGCCTTCAGCAGGTGCGCATGGAACCGCTCGATATAAGCGGTGATACGTGCGAGTTCGCTATTGAACTCCTGCTTCAGCACGTCGAGCGTTTCGCTGTCCCAGCGAAAACGCAGGCCGAGATCGCTGAAAGCGCTGTTATATGCGCACAGGCTGGGATCTTCGGGGGTGTTCGCGGCGACGCGAGCAGCGGGCGAAGCGGTAAGCGTGGCAACCGAAGTGTGATTCATGACCGGACTCCTGAGCTGGCGAGTGATAAGACTCGCCTCAAGCATAGAAGCCCTGATGGATTTGCAATAGTTAAAGTTTTATTTGGATTCCATAGGGAATCATTTATGGGTGATCAGCCGCGTGACGCGCGTGATCTCCTCGATCTGGTTCGCGCCTTCTTCCATGAGGAATTGCTTGAACGCAACCGCGACGGGCGGCAGGCGCTTGTTTTTCCGGTGGACGAGGTACCAGTTCAGCATGACGGGAAAACCCTCGACGTCGAGTACCGTGAGATTGCCGACCTGCAGTTCGAGGCTGATCGTATGCGCGGAGAGGAAGGCGATACCCATGCCGGCGATCACGGCCTGTTTGATCGTCTCGGTGCTCTTGATCTCCATCGCGATCTTCAGGTTCGTCAGGCGTCCCGCGAAGCCTTCTTCCATCGAATTCCACGTGTCCGAGCCGCGCTCGCGCACGACGAACGCTTCCTCGGCGAGCTGGGCCATCTTGATGTGACGCTTGCCCGCAAGCGGGTGGCTGGGCGGCGCGACGATCACGTAAGGGTGCGGCGCGAACGCTTCGGTGATGGCATCCGTTTCGTGCGGCGGGCGAACCATTACCGCGAGATCGGTCTGGTTCGTCGCCAGTTGATGCAGCAGTTCCTCGCGGTTATGCACGGCAAGGTTGAGTTCGACGCCCGTATAGCGGCGCGTGAATTCGGCGAGCAGCCGCGGAAAGAAGTAGTCGCCGGCGCTGATCACCGCGACATTGAGCTTGCCGCCCGAGACGCCTTTCAGCTGACTCATCGCTTCGTCCACTTCGTGGAACTGCTGGATGATCGTGCGGCTGTAGTGAAGCATCTCGTTGCCGGCCGTCGTCAGATAGATTTTTTTGCCGAGCTGTTCGAAGAGCGGCAAGCCGGCATGCTCTTCGAGCTGCCTGACCTGGGTGGACACCGCGGGTTGCGTCAGATGCAGTTCTTCCGCCGCGCGGGAGAAGCTCAGATGCCGGGCGACAGTCTCGAACACCTTCAATTGGCGGAGTGTCGCGTTTCTCATCGTCATGGCCGATGTATAAGCTGGAATGAATCGACATGGTAACAAGATTTAATTATCCGTAATTCAGCAATGACCCTAGCATCAACCTGAATGGAAGCTTTTGCCTGTGCACATGCGGTTTACAGCTAGCTTGATGCTCGGGTTAACGCTTAGGCCTAAAAGTAAAGGCTAAAGCTGAAGGAGCGGTCGCCCGATGCTTTAGTCGCTGATTTGTTGGACTAACGGAATGACGCCTTGCGCTAAACCGTTTTTGTATGGCAGTGAACCGGCAATTGCCGATTTAAGACCCGGCGTATCGATCGGGGTAGAACTACAAAGTGGCATGCATGTAATCCGGCAATCCGGCCGGTTGCAGAAAACATATCGGAGACAAAGCAATGGAAGACACTTCTCGACAGGCTCCGGCCCCCGCCTTCTGGCGGAATCGCTGGAGCCAGCTCATCATCGGCATCCTGTGTATGGCGCTAGTCGCCAACCTGCAATATGCGTGGACGCTGTTCGTTGCACCGATGAATGCGCGTCATCACTGGGGCCAGGCTTCGATTCAGCTTGCGTTCTCCATCTTCATCCTGACTGAAACGTGGCTCGTTCCGCTCGAAGGGTATTTCGTCGACAGGTTCGGCCCGCGTCCGGTCGTCGCGGTCGGCGCGATTTGCGCGGGCCTTGCATGGGTGATGAATTCGTTCGCAACCACGCTTCCGGAGCTGTACATCGCCTCGGTGATCGCGGGTATCGGTGCGGGCGGTGTGTACGGCACGTGCGTCGGCAATGCGTTGAAGCTGTTTCCGGATCGTCGCGGTCTTGCAGCGGGTCTGACTGCAGCGGGCTTCGGCGCGGGTGCGGCCGTGACGGTGATTCCGATTGCGAACATGATCACGGCGCAAGGCTACGAGCACACGTTCCTGTTCTTCGGCATCTTGCAGGGCGTGGTGATCTTTATCCTTTCGATGCTGCTGAAGAAGCCCGAAGCGCACAAGGGACCGGCCATCAAGCGCAAGTTCGCGGTATCGAAGACCGATTACACGCCTGGCCAGATGATCAAGGCGCCGGTGTTCTGGGTCATCTACCTGTGCTTCGTGGCGGTTGCGGCCGGCGGCCTGATGGCCACCGCGCAACTCGGTCCGATCGCGAAGGACTTCGGTCTGGCCAAGCTGCCGATGACGATATTCGGCGCAACGCTGCCGCTGCTCACGATGACGCTGTCGATCGACAACATCTGCAATGGCTTCACGCGTCCGCTGTGCGGCTTTATCTCGGACAAGATCGGCCGTGAAAACACGATGTTCGCGATTTTCATCGGCGAAGGTCTGGCGCTTCTCGGGCTCATGGAATACGGCACGAATCCGTATGCGTTCATGACGTTCGCCGCACTGATCTTCCTGTTCTGGGGCGAGATCTTCTCGATCTTCCCGGCCATTTGCGCGGACACGTTCGGCAGCAAGTTTGCGGCGTCCAACGCGGGCACGCTGTACACCGCGAAGGGCACGGCATCGCTGCTCGTGCCGGTCGCGTCGGTGCTGGCGGCAACGGGCGGCTGGAACCTCGTGTTTATCGTGTCGGCGGTGATTACGATC
The genomic region above belongs to Paraburkholderia edwinii and contains:
- a CDS encoding fumarylacetoacetate hydrolase family protein, yielding METWMRYLSSDDRIVFGKVEGGNLYEHLSLEHPVPTGAVLPVRALKPLAPCMPKKVVALWNNFHALAAKLEKPVPAHPLFLIKPAESVIGADEPIQRPAHYAGKIAYEGELGIVIGKRCRDASVDEAAASIFGYTIVNDVTAAELLNENPHFPQWCRAKGFDTFCCIGPAIATDFDWRSAHVVTTLEGVERQNYPLSDMVFTPAEQVSMISQDMTLEPGDVIACGTSLGVGSIKDGASVSITINGIGTLTNRLAVAGDSARQAAPAAASAV
- a CDS encoding LysR family transcriptional regulator, which gives rise to MTMRNATLRQLKVFETVARHLSFSRAAEELHLTQPAVSTQVRQLEEHAGLPLFEQLGKKIYLTTAGNEMLHYSRTIIQQFHEVDEAMSQLKGVSGGKLNVAVISAGDYFFPRLLAEFTRRYTGVELNLAVHNREELLHQLATNQTDLAVMVRPPHETDAITEAFAPHPYVIVAPPSHPLAGKRHIKMAQLAEEAFVVRERGSDTWNSMEEGFAGRLTNLKIAMEIKSTETIKQAVIAGMGIAFLSAHTISLELQVGNLTVLDVEGFPVMLNWYLVHRKNKRLPPVAVAFKQFLMEEGANQIEEITRVTRLITHK
- the oxlT gene encoding oxalate/formate MFS antiporter gives rise to the protein MEDTSRQAPAPAFWRNRWSQLIIGILCMALVANLQYAWTLFVAPMNARHHWGQASIQLAFSIFILTETWLVPLEGYFVDRFGPRPVVAVGAICAGLAWVMNSFATTLPELYIASVIAGIGAGGVYGTCVGNALKLFPDRRGLAAGLTAAGFGAGAAVTVIPIANMITAQGYEHTFLFFGILQGVVIFILSMLLKKPEAHKGPAIKRKFAVSKTDYTPGQMIKAPVFWVIYLCFVAVAAGGLMATAQLGPIAKDFGLAKLPMTIFGATLPLLTMTLSIDNICNGFTRPLCGFISDKIGRENTMFAIFIGEGLALLGLMEYGTNPYAFMTFAALIFLFWGEIFSIFPAICADTFGSKFAASNAGTLYTAKGTASLLVPVASVLAATGGWNLVFIVSAVITIAAGVSAKFVLAPMRARWIAASDPLVSDATKSGGPSRLSTWPEQTGE